The window tgatttattctaaaAATTTTGAGATCCGAAGAAAGAGGACGCTGCTCATCAACATCAATTCATATTACATGCCGCTTTAGACATTGTTCAAGATGTGGCGTGGACTACAAGTGCTATGTGAGAAACCTACATGATTAATTTGGAAAAATTTACGTGTTTATTGATTGTATATGCGGTGTTGGTACTCATTCATCCCTTTTTTGTTTTGTGAAGTAGGTTTCTGAAAGCAATTGACAGATTTGATGATTTGGTCGTGTCTGTCTACGTAACTGCAGGTCATATCCTTTGATTTGTTTTCATTGATACAATCCTTTGCAtctttttttgaaaaatcttgGATGATTATGATACTTGTATTATTGTATAAATTCTGGGGTGAGCAGCGGATCTGGCTCTCGAATATGAATAAAATGTCAGTTTTGATGCTTAAACTTTTCAAGCTACAACCTTTCTCATTTTGAGCTAATGAGATCTTACGCAATCAatttgttttatattttaaCAAGCCCTGTAAGTTGGGACAGACAACAcatgcttgaatttaatatACAAGGCCTTTATATTGGTCATGCATTAGATAAGTGTCATTGATTCACTTTATCTTTTTCCTTAACCAATTATGTTCGTACATACTCGTCTGATGCTGCTTCACGATTCTCGTAATGATGATGGGATTAAGAGCTTCTTCCAAGATGTTCACGAGTTATACATAAAGGCAAGTTTTATTATGCACTCAGTTATCCGCAGTCTCGTTTATATTCCTATTGAAGTTTTATGGTAGCTCGCTCAAATTTCATCCAAAGCCACTCGTAGTCGTAGCTCAGAAAATTCTTCACTAAAAACGAAAGTAGCTAATTTTTTTCCCAGTACTGCAAGTGACTCTGCTCATTGCTTCTTGTCATTGTTCTAT is drawn from Primulina eburnea isolate SZY01 chromosome 10, ASM2296580v1, whole genome shotgun sequence and contains these coding sequences:
- the LOC140803460 gene encoding transport protein particle 20 kDa subunit-like isoform X1, which codes for MASTACFMIVSKNDIPIYEAEVGTVPKKEDAAHQHQFILHAALDIVQDVAWTTSAIRFLKAIDRFDDLVVSVYVTAGHTRLMLLHDSRNDDGIKSFFQDVHELYIKTILNPLYLAGSRITSSHFDTKVRALARKYL
- the LOC140803460 gene encoding uncharacterized protein isoform X2; the protein is MASTACFMIVSKNDIPIYEAEVGTVPKKEDAAHQHQFILHAALDIVQDVAWTTSAMFLKAIDRFDDLVVSVYVTAGHTRLMLLHDSRNDDGIKSFFQDVHELYIKTILNPLYLAGSRITSSHFDTKVRALARKYL